One Amorphoplanes digitatis genomic window carries:
- a CDS encoding glycerol-3-phosphate dehydrogenase/oxidase: protein MTDIALSPASREAALSALADSEVDVLVVGGGVVGAGCALDAATRGLSVGLLEARDFASGTSSRSSKLIHGGLRYLEMLDFALVREALRERGLILTRLAPHLARPVPFLYPLQHRGWERLYAGAGVLLYDTMAAAAPGLPRHRHLSRRGALRVCPALRRDALVGALQYYDAQLDDARHTMFLARTAAAYGAHVTSRTEVVGFLREGERVTGVRVHDLEHDNVFEVRAQQIINATGVWTDDTQALVGERGQFHVRASKGIHLIVPRDRIQSSTGLISRTPSSVLFIIPWGRHWIIGTTDTDWTLDKAHPAASSTDIDYLLDQVNRVLATPLSRTDVQGVYAGLRPLLSGESESTSKLSREHTVASPTPGLVVVAGGKYTTYRVMARDAVDAAVHGLGRSVPRSCTERVPLLGAEGYTALWNRRRLLADSSGLHVARVEHLLGRYGSLINELLDLIRADPGLGRPVEGAEDHLRAELVYAASHEGARHLEDALTRRTRISIGTFDRGIAAAPVAAELMGPVLGWTAEQTEREVRHYRLRVEAERASQEQPDDETADAARLGAPDVVPLRTP, encoded by the coding sequence TTGACTGACATCGCTCTCTCTCCAGCCAGCCGGGAAGCCGCACTCTCCGCGCTGGCCGACAGCGAGGTCGACGTACTGGTCGTGGGTGGCGGTGTGGTGGGCGCGGGCTGCGCCCTCGACGCCGCCACCCGCGGTCTCTCCGTCGGCCTGCTCGAGGCGCGCGACTTCGCCTCGGGCACGTCCAGCCGGTCCAGCAAGCTCATCCACGGCGGCCTGCGCTACCTGGAGATGCTGGACTTCGCCCTGGTCCGCGAGGCGCTGCGGGAACGCGGCCTGATACTCACCCGGCTCGCGCCGCACCTGGCCCGGCCGGTCCCGTTCCTCTACCCCCTGCAACACCGCGGCTGGGAGCGGCTCTACGCGGGCGCCGGGGTGCTGCTCTACGACACGATGGCCGCGGCCGCGCCCGGACTGCCGCGCCACCGGCACCTCTCGCGGCGCGGCGCGCTGCGGGTCTGCCCGGCGCTGCGGCGCGACGCGCTGGTCGGTGCGCTGCAGTACTACGACGCCCAGCTCGACGATGCCCGGCACACCATGTTCCTGGCCCGCACGGCCGCGGCGTACGGCGCGCACGTCACGTCCCGTACCGAGGTGGTGGGCTTCCTGCGCGAGGGCGAGCGCGTCACCGGCGTGCGGGTGCACGACCTGGAACACGACAACGTGTTCGAGGTGCGGGCCCAGCAGATCATCAACGCGACGGGCGTGTGGACCGACGACACCCAGGCGCTGGTCGGCGAGCGCGGCCAGTTCCACGTGCGGGCGTCCAAGGGCATCCACCTGATCGTGCCCCGGGACCGCATCCAGTCCTCAACGGGCCTGATCAGCCGCACCCCGTCCAGCGTGCTGTTCATCATCCCGTGGGGCCGGCACTGGATCATCGGCACCACCGACACCGACTGGACCCTGGACAAGGCGCACCCGGCCGCGTCCAGCACCGACATCGACTACCTGCTCGACCAGGTCAACCGGGTGCTGGCGACGCCGCTGAGCCGGACCGACGTGCAGGGCGTCTACGCCGGGCTGCGCCCGCTGCTCTCCGGCGAGTCGGAGTCCACCTCGAAGCTGTCCCGCGAGCACACCGTCGCCAGCCCGACGCCGGGGCTGGTCGTGGTGGCGGGCGGCAAGTACACGACGTACCGGGTGATGGCCCGCGACGCGGTGGACGCCGCGGTGCACGGCCTCGGCCGCTCGGTGCCCCGCTCGTGCACGGAGCGGGTGCCGCTGCTGGGCGCCGAGGGGTACACCGCGCTGTGGAACCGCCGCCGGCTGCTGGCGGACTCCTCCGGCCTGCACGTGGCCCGGGTGGAGCACCTGCTCGGCCGGTACGGCTCCCTGATCAACGAGCTCCTCGACCTGATCCGGGCCGATCCGGGCCTGGGCCGGCCGGTCGAGGGCGCGGAGGACCATCTGCGCGCGGAGCTGGTCTACGCGGCAAGCCACGAGGGCGCACGGCACCTGGAGGACGCGCTCACCCGGCGCACCCGGATCTCGATCGGGACGTTCGACCGCGGCATCGCCGCCGCACCGGTCGCGGCGGAGCTGATGGGCCCGGTGCTGGGCTGGACCGCCGAGCAGACGGAACGGGAGGTGCGGCACTACCGGCTGCGGGTGGAGGCGGAACGCGCGTCGCAGGAGCAGCCGGACGACGAGACGGCCGACGCCGCGCGCCTGGGCGCCCCGGACGTCGTACCCCTGCGCACGCCCTGA
- the glpK gene encoding glycerol kinase GlpK, producing MADFVAAVDQGTTSTRFMIFDHGGNEVGRHQLEHQQILPQAGWVEHNPIEIWDRTVSVIRTAMQQANLQASDLAALGVTNQRETTVVWDRRTGRPYYNAIVWQDTRTDRIASALDRDGRGDVIRRKAGLPPATYFSGGKIQWILENVDGVRAAAERGDAVFGNTDSWLLWHLTGGVDGGNHITDVTNASRTMLMNLETLDWDDELLSFFGIPRQMLPEIRPSSDPNTYGVAHAPGPLGGDVPLTGDLGDQQAATVGQVCFAPGEAKNTYGTGNFMLLNTGTELVRSNNGLLTTVCYKLGDAPAVYALEGSIAVTGSAVQWLRDQLHIINEASESETLAATVPDTGGVYFVPAFSGLFAPYWRSDARGAIVGLSRFNTGAHLARAALESICYQSRDVVEAMAQDSGVTLDVLKVDGGITANELCMQIQADVLGVAVSRPVVAETTALGAAYAAGLAVGFWKSTDELRENWNESRRWQPAWTPEQREQGYGRWKKAVQRTLDWVDVD from the coding sequence GTGGCTGATTTCGTCGCCGCTGTTGACCAGGGCACGACCAGCACCCGATTCATGATCTTCGACCACGGTGGGAACGAGGTCGGCCGCCATCAGCTCGAGCACCAGCAGATCCTGCCGCAGGCCGGCTGGGTGGAGCACAACCCGATCGAGATCTGGGACCGGACCGTCTCGGTCATCCGTACCGCGATGCAGCAGGCCAACCTCCAGGCGAGCGACCTGGCCGCGCTGGGCGTCACCAACCAGCGCGAGACCACGGTGGTGTGGGACCGGCGCACCGGGCGCCCGTACTACAACGCGATCGTCTGGCAGGACACCCGCACCGACCGGATCGCCTCGGCGCTGGACCGCGACGGCCGCGGCGACGTCATCCGCCGCAAGGCCGGGCTGCCGCCGGCCACCTACTTCTCCGGCGGCAAGATCCAGTGGATCCTGGAGAACGTCGACGGGGTCCGCGCGGCGGCCGAGCGCGGCGACGCGGTCTTCGGCAACACCGACAGCTGGCTGCTCTGGCACCTCACCGGCGGCGTCGACGGCGGCAACCACATCACCGACGTGACGAACGCCAGCCGCACCATGTTGATGAACCTCGAGACCCTGGACTGGGACGACGAGCTGCTCTCGTTCTTCGGCATCCCGCGGCAGATGCTGCCGGAGATCCGGCCGTCGTCGGACCCGAACACCTACGGCGTGGCGCACGCGCCCGGCCCGCTCGGCGGCGACGTCCCGCTCACCGGCGACCTCGGCGACCAGCAGGCGGCCACGGTCGGCCAGGTCTGCTTCGCGCCGGGCGAGGCCAAGAACACCTACGGTACGGGCAACTTCATGCTGCTCAACACCGGGACGGAGCTGGTGCGCTCGAACAACGGCCTGCTCACCACGGTCTGCTACAAGCTCGGCGACGCCCCGGCGGTGTACGCCCTCGAGGGCTCGATCGCGGTCACCGGCTCGGCCGTGCAGTGGCTGCGCGACCAGCTTCACATCATCAACGAGGCGTCGGAGAGCGAGACCCTCGCCGCGACGGTGCCGGACACCGGCGGCGTCTACTTCGTACCGGCGTTCTCCGGGCTCTTCGCGCCCTACTGGCGCTCCGACGCCCGCGGCGCGATCGTCGGGCTGTCGCGCTTCAACACCGGCGCGCACCTGGCCCGGGCCGCCCTGGAGTCGATCTGCTACCAGAGCCGCGACGTGGTCGAGGCGATGGCGCAGGACTCCGGCGTCACCCTGGACGTGCTCAAGGTGGACGGCGGCATCACCGCCAACGAGCTGTGCATGCAGATCCAGGCGGACGTGCTCGGCGTCGCGGTGAGCCGGCCGGTCGTGGCCGAGACCACCGCGCTCGGCGCCGCCTACGCGGCCGGGCTGGCGGTCGGCTTCTGGAAGTCGACCGACGAGCTGCGGGAGAACTGGAACGAGTCGCGGCGGTGGCAGCCCGCATGGACGCCGGAACAACGGGAACAGGGATACGGCAGGTGGAAGAAGGCCGTGCAGCGAACTCTCGATTGGGTCGACGTTGACTGA
- a CDS encoding MIP/aquaporin family protein: MAERLKIPGLLGELVAEFAGTLILILFGVGVVAQVVAGGFGDHDSIAWAWGLGVTFGVYVAGRISGAHLNPAVTVALAVFKGFEWRKVAPYCGAQFLGAFAAALLVRWNYTEALHAADPGLTIKTQGVFSTLPGNGTLPVNEWGALRDQVIGTAILLFLILAVTDAAATPPGANLAPFIIGLIVVAIGMAWGTNAGYAINPARDFGPRLASFLTGYGGAFRDQTGYLYFWVPIIGPIVGGIVGAGLYQALVGRFLPTAGPQEPGRLPTPPNENVEANRG; the protein is encoded by the coding sequence ATGGCAGAACGACTGAAGATCCCGGGACTGCTCGGCGAGCTCGTGGCCGAGTTCGCCGGGACTCTGATCCTCATCCTCTTCGGCGTCGGCGTCGTCGCGCAGGTGGTGGCCGGCGGCTTCGGCGACCACGACAGCATCGCCTGGGCCTGGGGCCTGGGCGTCACGTTCGGCGTATACGTCGCGGGCCGGATCAGCGGCGCGCACCTCAACCCGGCGGTCACCGTCGCGCTCGCGGTCTTCAAGGGCTTCGAGTGGCGCAAGGTGGCGCCCTACTGCGGCGCCCAGTTCCTCGGCGCGTTCGCCGCCGCGCTGCTGGTGCGCTGGAACTACACCGAGGCGCTGCACGCGGCCGACCCCGGCCTCACCATCAAGACGCAAGGGGTGTTCTCCACCCTGCCGGGCAATGGGACATTGCCGGTCAACGAGTGGGGCGCGCTGCGCGACCAGGTCATCGGCACCGCCATCCTGCTGTTCCTCATCCTTGCGGTCACCGACGCCGCGGCCACTCCCCCGGGCGCCAACCTGGCGCCGTTCATCATCGGCCTGATCGTCGTGGCCATCGGCATGGCCTGGGGCACCAACGCCGGCTACGCGATCAACCCCGCGCGTGACTTCGGGCCGCGACTCGCCAGTTTCCTGACCGGATACGGTGGCGCATTCCGGGACCAGACGGGTTATCTGTACTTCTGGGTCCCGATCATCGGCCCGATCGTCGGCGGAATCGTGGGCGCCGGTCTCTACCAGGCACTGGTAGGACGGTTTCTTCCGACGGCCGGCCCGCAGGAACCGGGCAGACTTCCGACCCCGCCGAACGAGAACGTGGAGGCAAACCGTGGCTGA
- a CDS encoding IclR family transcriptional regulator: MPGTVQSIERAAAILRMLAGGTGRLGLGEIAKSLDLAKGTTHGILRTLQGVGFVEQDRVSGRYQLGAALLHLGTSYLDINELRSRSINWADPLAARSGEAVRIGTVLEGRVLVVHHVFRPDDTFQTLEVGSLLPLHATALGKVLLAYRSALPPAELERFTRRTVVSPRELAAALEQVRLAGWGAEIEELTLGEAAIAAPIRGYGGLVVGAIGVSGLVERMCDTRYRPHPRLVGYVRDAARAVSRDLGAARH, from the coding sequence GTGCCCGGCACGGTGCAGTCGATCGAGCGTGCGGCCGCGATCCTGCGGATGCTCGCCGGTGGCACCGGCCGTCTCGGCCTCGGGGAGATCGCGAAATCCCTCGATCTCGCCAAGGGGACGACCCACGGCATCCTGCGCACGCTGCAAGGCGTCGGCTTCGTCGAACAGGACCGGGTGTCCGGCCGGTACCAGCTCGGCGCGGCCCTGCTACATCTCGGCACCAGCTATCTCGACATCAACGAACTGCGCTCCCGATCGATCAACTGGGCGGACCCGCTCGCCGCGCGCAGCGGCGAGGCCGTCCGGATCGGCACCGTGCTGGAGGGCCGGGTGCTGGTCGTGCACCACGTCTTCCGTCCCGACGACACGTTCCAGACCCTGGAGGTCGGCTCGCTCCTTCCGCTGCACGCCACCGCGCTGGGCAAGGTGCTGCTCGCGTACCGGTCCGCGTTGCCGCCCGCGGAGCTCGAACGGTTCACCCGGCGCACGGTCGTGTCGCCCCGCGAACTCGCCGCGGCCCTCGAACAGGTCCGGCTGGCGGGGTGGGGCGCGGAGATCGAGGAGCTGACCCTCGGCGAGGCGGCGATCGCCGCGCCGATCCGGGGGTACGGCGGCCTGGTCGTCGGCGCGATCGGCGTCTCCGGGCTCGTCGAGCGCATGTGCGACACCAGGTACCGGCCGCACCCGCGACTGGTCGGCTACGTCCGGGACGCCGCCCGCGCGGTCTCCCGGGATCTCGGGGCCGCCCGGCACTGA
- the glpK gene encoding glycerol kinase GlpK: MTERYVVAIDQGTTSTRCIVFDRHGQLVSLAQQEHKQYFPRPGWVEHDAAEIWRNVERLGPLALQRAGITTEQVAAVGIANQRETTVLWDRRTGVPVGRAIVWQDTRTDGLVNALLAAPGADEVQECCGLPLATYFSGPRMSWMLDHTPGLRARAERGEVLFGTMETWLIWNLTGGLHVTDVTNASRTMLLDVRSLRWSARACEFFGIPPAMLPEVRPSVAVFGTAAAAFPGVRIGAALGDQQAALFGQTCFTPGEAKCTYGTGSFLLLNTGTELVRSTHGLLTTVAYQLAGEPAQYALEGSIAITGSLVQWFRDQLELIASAPEIETLARTVGDNGGCYIVPAFSGLYAPYWRSEARGVIVGLTSYITKGHLARAVLEATAWQTREVVDAMNANSGLTLKTLKVDGGMTADNLLMQYIADVLDVPVVRPLASETVSLGAAYAAGLAVGYWPDLEDLRRNWHRAAQWMPAMDPDLRDREYDNWRRAVERTFDWIKPA; encoded by the coding sequence ATGACCGAGCGCTACGTGGTCGCCATCGACCAGGGCACCACCTCCACGCGGTGCATCGTGTTCGATCGCCACGGCCAGCTCGTCTCCCTGGCTCAGCAGGAGCACAAGCAGTACTTCCCCCGGCCCGGCTGGGTCGAGCACGACGCGGCGGAGATCTGGCGCAACGTCGAGCGGCTGGGGCCGTTGGCTCTGCAGCGGGCCGGTATCACCACCGAGCAGGTCGCCGCCGTCGGGATCGCCAACCAGCGGGAGACCACAGTGCTCTGGGACCGGCGCACCGGCGTGCCGGTCGGCCGGGCCATCGTCTGGCAGGACACCCGCACCGACGGCCTGGTCAACGCGCTGCTGGCCGCGCCCGGCGCCGACGAGGTGCAGGAGTGCTGCGGCCTGCCACTGGCCACCTACTTCTCCGGACCGCGGATGAGCTGGATGCTTGATCACACGCCCGGGCTGCGGGCCCGCGCCGAGCGCGGCGAGGTGCTCTTCGGCACGATGGAGACCTGGCTGATCTGGAACCTCACCGGCGGCCTGCACGTCACCGACGTCACCAACGCCAGCCGCACGATGCTGCTGGACGTGCGCAGCCTGCGCTGGTCGGCGCGGGCCTGCGAGTTCTTCGGCATACCCCCGGCGATGCTGCCGGAGGTGCGGCCGTCGGTCGCGGTCTTCGGCACGGCGGCGGCCGCGTTCCCGGGCGTACGGATCGGCGCCGCGCTCGGCGACCAGCAGGCCGCTCTGTTCGGCCAGACCTGCTTCACGCCCGGCGAGGCCAAGTGCACCTACGGCACCGGAAGCTTCCTGCTGCTCAACACCGGTACGGAGCTGGTCCGCTCGACGCACGGGCTGCTCACCACCGTCGCGTACCAGCTCGCCGGCGAGCCCGCGCAGTACGCCCTGGAGGGCTCGATCGCGATCACCGGCTCGCTGGTCCAGTGGTTCCGCGACCAGCTCGAACTGATCGCGAGCGCGCCGGAGATCGAGACCCTGGCGCGCACGGTCGGCGACAACGGCGGCTGCTACATCGTCCCGGCCTTCTCCGGCCTGTACGCACCGTACTGGCGCAGCGAGGCCCGCGGCGTCATCGTCGGCCTGACCTCCTACATCACCAAGGGCCACCTGGCCCGGGCGGTCCTGGAGGCGACCGCCTGGCAGACCCGCGAGGTCGTCGACGCGATGAACGCCAACTCCGGGCTGACCCTCAAGACGCTCAAGGTCGACGGCGGCATGACCGCGGACAACCTGCTGATGCAGTACATCGCCGACGTGCTGGACGTGCCGGTGGTCCGCCCGCTGGCCAGCGAGACGGTGTCGCTGGGCGCCGCGTACGCCGCGGGCCTCGCGGTCGGCTACTGGCCGGACCTCGAGGACCTCCGGCGCAACTGGCACCGGGCGGCACAGTGGATGCCGGCGATGGACCCGGACCTGCGCGACCGCGAGTACGACAACTGGCGCCGCGCCGTCGAACGCACCTTCGACTGGATCAAGCCGGCGTGA
- a CDS encoding esterase/lipase family protein produces MFAILLAAVAAFAVAPAAPAAAAARTPVVFVHGYTGSASNWATAQSVFRAAGYSSSELYAYEYNSYGDNVTNARGLATFVSQVRSRTGAAKVDIVNHSMGGLVSLWYLKQLGGAQYVNHLASLAGANHGTTYAGACLIYITCQQMYPGSSFINTLSAGDETPGATRYATWYSACDGIIIPYTSTVLSGATNNAVLCETHLGYLTDTTVLSQVRSFLSS; encoded by the coding sequence ATGTTCGCAATCCTGCTCGCCGCCGTGGCCGCGTTCGCGGTCGCGCCCGCCGCCCCCGCCGCCGCGGCCGCCCGCACCCCGGTCGTCTTCGTGCACGGCTACACCGGCAGCGCCTCGAACTGGGCCACCGCCCAGAGCGTGTTCCGGGCCGCCGGCTACAGCAGCAGCGAGCTGTACGCCTACGAGTACAACTCCTACGGCGACAACGTGACAAACGCCCGCGGACTGGCCACCTTCGTCAGCCAGGTACGCAGCCGCACCGGCGCCGCCAAGGTCGACATCGTGAACCACTCGATGGGCGGCCTGGTCAGCCTCTGGTACCTCAAGCAGCTCGGCGGCGCGCAGTACGTCAACCACCTGGCCTCGCTGGCCGGCGCCAACCACGGCACCACGTACGCCGGCGCCTGCCTGATCTACATCACCTGCCAGCAGATGTACCCCGGCTCGTCGTTCATCAACACCCTCAGCGCCGGCGACGAGACCCCCGGCGCGACGCGGTACGCCACCTGGTACTCCGCGTGCGACGGCATCATCATCCCCTACACCAGCACTGTCCTCAGCGGAGCCACCAACAACGCGGTGCTCTGCGAGACCCACCTCGGCTACCTCACCGACACCACGGTGCTCTCCCAGGTCCGCAGCTTCCTGAGCAGCTGA